The Mesorhizobium loti DNA segment AGGCGACGTCTAACCCTAGGACGTTCCATCCCATGAGACACCGACACCGAAGGAGCGAATTCTATTCGTCCCCGGTGCGAAATCTCTTTATCGTATGTCCACAAAATTAGACACTCTTGTCCAAATCGTCAATCACCTCTATATAGATTTTCATGAGAGCGAGCGTTTCTCCTGACACTTTCCCGCCACGCGGCCACGAGGCCAAGCGCCTGTCCATCGTCGACGCCGCCGCCGGCGTGTTCTGCCGCGAAGGCTTCGCCGGCGCCAATATCGACCTGATCGCCGCGGAGGCCGGCGTGTCACGCCAGACCGTCTACAATCACCATGGCGACAAGGAAAAGCTCTTCATGGCCGTGGTGCGCGACCTCACCGAGCGCTGCAATGTCGGCATCTTCGCCACCATCGCCACCTTTCCCGACCAGCCAGGCGATCTCGAAGCGGATTTGATCGGCTTTGCCGTGCGCCTGAACCAGAACTGCATCTGCAACCGCGACGGAAAATTCCTGCGCAAGCTGATCCAGACCGAAGGCGAGCGCTATCCCGAATTGTTTGCCGAATGGCGCGAACAAGGTCCGGGCAGGACATGGCCGGCAATTGCCGCCCGCTTCGCTCGCCTCGCCTATGGCGGCCACCTCACCATCGACGACCCCGACGTCGCGGCGCGCCAATTCCTCGGCCTGGTCAATGCCGAACTGCAGACCACCTTCATGCTCGGCGGCACGCCCGGCGAGGACGAGGTGGTGCAATCGGCGACGAATGGCGTGCGCACTTTCCTGCGCGCTTTCGGCAAACGCCCTGCCCCGGGCAGCGTCAAAAAGCACACTGCGCTGGCTAACGCATAACATTTGCAGTTGCCGCCAGGCCGCCTTGCCGATCAAATCGTTGGCAATAGTCCTCGCTTAGGCGTGGCGGCCGCCTATATCAGGTTTACGCCGCGCTCAAGCTTGATTACAGCTATGCGGACGATTCAACGGAACCCGACCACCACATGGCCGACGACCACATCCGCTACGACATTCTGGCCCAGGAGGCGTTGCGCGGCGTCATGCGCAAGGTCCTGGCCGAAGTCGCACGCACCGGCCTCCCCGGCAACCATCACTTCTTCATCACCTTCCTGACCGGCGCGCCCGGCGTGCGCGTCTCCTCGCGGCTGCGCGAACGCTATCCCGAACAGATGACCATCGTCATCCAGTTCCAGTATTGGGACCTCAAGGTGACCGACACCGGCTTCGAGGTAGGCCTGTCCTTCTCCGACGTGCCGGAGAAACTCGAAATCCCGTTCTCAGCCGTGCGTGGCTTCTACGATCCCTCGGTCAATTTCGAGCTCGAGTTCGACGTCAAGACCGATGCCCAGCCCGACGAGGAGCCGGCCCAGCCGGCGGCCGAGCCGCTGACCATCGTTTCCGAGAAGAAGCCGAAGGCCGAGACGAAGGCTGCCGCCGAGCCGGAGAAGAAGCCCGCCGCGGCTGACGCCGGCGCCAAGGGGGCCGAAGTGGTTTCGCTCGACGCCTTCCGCAAGAAATAGGCTCCCGGGCCATGGCCGACATCGTCAACCTCCGCCAGGCTCGCAAGCAGAAGGCGCGGGACGAGAAGACGCGCGTCGCCGAACAAAACCGGGCCCTGCACGGCCGTTCCAAGGCGGAGAAGCAACGCGACAGGCTGATTGCCGACAAGGCCGAGAAATTTGTCGCCGGCCATCGCCTCGATCCGTCCGGCAAGGACGAGCAGTGAGTCTCCGGCCGTGAGCGTCGTCGAAAAGCGCTCGGTGACCATTCGCGGCCATCGCACCAGCTATTCCCTCGAAAAACCCTTCTATGACGATCTGGTCGCCATCGCTGCGGCGCGAAAACTGACGCTGGCCGCACTCGTCGCCGAAGTCGACGAGACGCGGCCCCGCGACACCAACCTGTCCTCGGCGCTGCGGCTCTATGTCCTGGAATGGGCGAAGCGTGGGGCGAACGCCTAGACTCCCTCGACCGCGTCCGTCTTATTCCCGCGCCTTGTGCCGAAATCAAGCAAGGTCGAGCGGTCACGCTCCTCGGCCTGCTTGCGCGACCGCACGCGCATCAGATCCTTCCAGCCGACATAGCCGACCAGTTGCAGGCTTTCGCGGGCGACGACCGGCAGATGCGAGACGTTGGCCATCAGCAGCTTGTCCGAAAGGCCTTCCAGATATTCGTCGGGATAGGCAAGCGTCACCTTGCTGCCGGCCAACAATTCGCCGAGCGTCGTCGTCCTGTGCTTGCCGGCACGGCGCCAGCGCAGGATCGCCGGCGGATCGATGAGGCCGAGCACCTGCCTGTTCTCGTCGATGACCGGGAAGCTCGGATGCCGCGTTTCCGGCGCGGTCAGGAACGCCGCAGCGCCATGCAGCGTCATCGTCGCCGGCACGCTTTCGACCTGCGACGTCATCACCTCGCGCACCCTGGTCAGGGCGAACGGATCGACGCGATATTCGCGCACCAGATGATGCCCACGCCTCGCAACTTTTTCAGTCAGGATCGAGCGCTTCATCAAAAGCACGGTCACGGCATGCGCCGTCGCGCAGGCTGCGATCAAGGGGACGAGCACATGCGTGTTGCCGGTCAGTTCCACGGCGAAGAAAGTAGCCGTCAGCGGTGCCCGCATCGTGCCGCCCATGGTCGCGGCCATGGCCAGCAGCGCCCAGAAGCCCGGATCCGCCGCCGGCAGGATGCCGGCGAGCACCGCCCCCATGGCGCCACCCATGATCAGCAGCGGCGCCAGCACGCCGCCGGACGTCCCTGAACCGAGCGCCACCGACCAGATGATGGCCTTGACCACCAACAGCATCAGCGCGGCGGCAGCAAGCGTGCGGCCATCCAGCATGTCGGCGATGTTGTCATAGCCGACACCGAGCGCCCGTGGCTCGATCAGTCCGCCGATGCCGACCACCAGGCCGCCGATCATCGGCCACCACATCCAGTGGATGGGCAGTTTCTGGAAGGCATCCTCGCAGGCATAGACCATCTGGGTGAGCAGCCCCGACAGCAGGCCGGCGCAGATACCGACCAGAACCCAGCCGCCAAGCCCGACAAACGAGACCGCCATGCCACCCTGAAACGGAAAGATCGGCCCGGGCAGATGCAGCACGGTACGCTCGACTTCGGCAATGATCGCGGCAACCGCCACGGGGATGAAGGAGCGCGGCGTCCATTCGAACAGCAGCAGTTCCACCGCCAGCATGATGGCCGCGATCGGCGTGCCGAACACGGTGGTCATGCCGGCGGCGGCACCCGCCACCAGCAACGTCTTGCGTTCGTTGTCGCTGACCGGCAGCATTTGCGCGATCAGCGAGCCGATGGCGCCGCCGGTCATGATGATCGGCCCTTCGGCGCCGAACGGCCCGCCGGAGCCGATCGAGATTGCCGACGACAGCGGCTTCAGGATCGCCACCTTGGCGCCGAGTTTTGAACGCCCGAGCAGGATCGCCTCGATCGCTTCGGGAATGCCATGGCCACGGATCTTCTCGCTGCCGTAGCGCGCCATCAGGCCGATGATCAGCGCGCCGATCACCGGCACCACCACCGCGGCAAGCCCAAGCGGCGTATCCTGCAATTTCAGATCGGCGAGCGTGAACTGGCCGAAATAGGCGATGTTGGTGGCAAGCCGGATCAGTTTCAAAAGCACGATGCCGGCGAACAGCGCTGCCGTGGCCACCACCACGGCTATGGTGGCAATGGTCAGCACGCGCGCGTCGGTGGTGAAATCCCTGAGATGGCCGTTTTCGGAGGGCTTCATGGCTGGCTTTCTGGCGGTGGCCGGATCTCGGATATGCCGGCATGGCGAAGACGCCAGCCGGCTTTGTCGGCTCGCTATGTATCGTAACACGATATAAATTCAAGCCGGTTTTGCAGCAAAATCGTTTGAGCCTTTTGCCGGAATGGAACAAATGTCTGGAATGACGCAGCCCAGGAAATCCCGCCCCGCCATCGAACTGGCCGACTATCAGCGGCTGTCCGAGTTCCGCTATCTGATCCGGCGCTTCCTCGAATTCAGTCAGCTGCAGGCGGAAGACGCCGGGCTCACGCCGCGCCAGCACCAGGCGCTGCTGGCGATCAAGGGCTATCCGGGCGGCGGACCGGTGACGGTCGGCGACCTGGCGGAGCGCCTGCGCATCCGCCACCACAGCGCCGTCGAACTGGTCAACCGGCTCGGCGAGGCGGGACTGGTCGTGCGGGATCAGGACAAGGACGACCATCGCCGCGTGCTGCTGCGGCTGACCGAACGCGCCGACGATTGCCTGGCCGAACTCTCGGCAGCCCATCTCGACGAGCTTTCGCGCATCGAACCCGTGCTGAGGCGCCTGCTTGATCAGGGCAGCGAGTGACGCTCAGGCGTCTTGAATGAGCGGCTCACCATGTTCCGATGAATGCAGCGCAGGCCAGAAGGACCCCGGTTAGAATATTCGCAAGGAACAGACGATAATTCACCTCCGGGCGGGCAAGGTCGATCCGCCAGACCTGCCAGGCAAGGTGCGCGGTGATCACCAGCATGCCAATGGCGTAAGGCAGCGACATGCCCAGCAGGCAGCCGCCAAGCGACCACGCTGCGATCGTCAGGACATAAAACAGGCCAATGCACGCCCTGCCGTACCGCCCGAAGAGGATTGCCGTCGATTTGAGGCGAAGACGGGAATCATCTTTCACGTCAACATAGGCATAGACAGTGTCGTACCCGATCTGCCACGCGATGGCTCCGGCCCACATCAGCACGGCTCCGACCGGCACATGTCCTGAAATCTCGGCCCATGCCATGAGCATCCCCCAATTGAACGCTGCGCCCAGCACGGCTTGGGGCCAATGCGTGAATCGCTTGCAAAGCGGATAGATGAACACGAGCGGCAGAACGCATATCGCGATCAGGCGCGCATAGGGGGTCAGAAAGAACAGGAGGGAAGCCGCAAGCGCAAGCTGAACGACAAGAAAAACAAAGGCTTGCGAGGTGCCGATCTGCCCGCTCGGCAACGGCCGAAATCGGGTCCTCTCGACGTGGCCGTCAAACCTTCGATCTGCAATGTCATTGACTGTGGCGCCGGCGCTTCTCATCAGCAGAGCGCCGAGAGAGAAGACCGCCAGTTGGCGAAGATCCGGAAACCCGTGCGACGCTTGAATAAGCGCCGCCCAACAAGGAAAAAGCGTCAGCCATATTCCCACCGGGCGATCCAGCCGTGCCAGTCGCGTATATGGCCGCCACGCGGGCGGCAATCGGCGATCCACCCAATCGCCCCGATGAATATCGCTTAAATCCGGGCGGCTCAAAGTCGTCATCGCTGGATCCAAATTCCAGGTGCAGTGCCCCCGGGGTGATTCACCGTCTGCCTACTGCAACGACTTCAACAGATTGTCGATCGTGAACGGATTGGCCTTCGGCTTGGCCGGCGGATTGTCGCTGGCTTCCGGCAGCGGCGCGCGCTCGACCTTCGGCTCGGCGGCCTTGCGCTCGGCCTCCAGTCGCGCTTTTTCCTGCGAAGCGATACGCTTCGCCTCCTCGGCCTTCTGCCGCTGTTCTTCATCGGCTTGCGCCTTGGCTGCCTCGTCAGCGGCCTGCTGTTCGGCCGCCGCCTTTGCATCAGCATCAGCCTTGGCCTTCGCGTCGGCATCCGCCTTGGCTTTGGCCTCAGCATCGGCCTTTGCTTTCGCTTCCGCGTCGGCCTTCGCCTTGGCCTCCGCTTCAGCCTGGGCCTGGGCGTCAGCCTCCGCTTTCGCCTTGGCATCGGCCTCGGCTTTCAGCCGCGCCGCCTCTTCCTGCTGGCGCAATTCCTCGGCGGCCTTGTCGCGCGCGTCCTGCAGCGCCGCGTAATAGCGCACTTCGCGCCGCAGCCGCTGCTTCTCCAGCAACGCCGCCTGCATCGCCTCGACGCGCTGCTGCTCCTTCTCCAGCGCGCGCTGGGTCAGGAACTGCGCCAACGGCTCGCTGTCGAACTGCCGCTTGACGGCGCCGAACGGTCCTTCAGCGGTGAAATTGACGACCGGCTCGGAGCCGACCAGCGCCTCGTCGCCGGGCCGGTAGGTGATGGCGCCCTTGGCGGAAACCGTGCTGGTGTTGAGATCGGCCGTGACATCGGCGGACAAGGTCGCCGCCGGATTTTCAAGGCTGATCGGTGGCGCCCGCAGCATGCCGCCGGCAATTGTGAAGGCGATGTCGGCGTCCTTGGCCGGGAAATTGCCATCCGCGGCGATCCCGGGCGCAAAGCCCGCGGTCTTGGCCGCATCGATGTCGCGCCCGATCGCATCCGCCTTGGCAAGGAAGGCGCTGAACGCATCGGGATTGACGCCGGCGACCTGCAAACCCTTGAGCGCCGCCGTGCCGGAACCCGACAGGGCAGCGATCATCGCATCGACCGACTTGCCGCTGGTCGACAGCGTCGTCGAGAAATCGCCGACGCCGCCAATGCCGGCATCCGGCAACACGTTTGCCAGATCGGCACCGGCCAGTTTCATCTGGCCGGTGAACAGCCCGGTGCCATCAGTGTTTTTCAACTCGAACAGCCCGGTCAGCGCCCCGCCAAGAAGTTTCGCCTTGAGGTCCGAGACGCGGATGCCTTCCTGGTCGAGCTTCAGCGAAAAAGAAGCATCATAGGCGGTGGCGAGCGGTCCGGCTGCAAGGGCCGCCGTCGTCAGGTCGAGGTCGGCGGTGAACGGCAGGCTGGATTTCTGGCTGAAGGGCGCTGCCGGCCAGACGCCACCCTTGGCGCTCTTGTCAGCCGCATTTTTGTCGGCCCCATTTTTGTCGGCAAGGAAAGCGGAATCGCCGAACAGCGCCACTGCCATCGGATCGAGGTCGAGCTCGTCAAGCGCCAGCGCGCCGGCCAGATGCGGCAGGCCGTCCTTGACGTCGATGTTGACGTCGCCGGACACCGCTGCCTCATTGATGGCGCCGCTGACATTGTCCAACACAAGCAGACCGTTGCCGTAATCGCCTTGTGCCGAAAGCGACGTCGACATGCCAGCGCCCATGCCGGGCAGGCCGATGCCTGTCGTCATCAGCCAGGGTTCGATGTCTGCGGCATCGAGGTTGATCTTGCCCTTGGCGGTCGGGCCCTGCGGCGTATCGGCAACGGTCCCTTCGAAGCCGGCCTTGAAGTCATTGCCGGCAAGGCTGAAAGTCGTCCCCAGGCCACCGCCAAATGTGCCCTTGGCCTGAATGTCGGTGGTTGCCTCGCCCAGCATGCCGAGCGGCAGCGCCGGCAGGCCGTAAAGCGCAAGCAGCGCGGTGGCGTCGGGGTTTTTGGCGTTGAAGGTCAGCGTCACCGGCGCTTCAAGCAATTTGTCGGGCGCCCCCTTCCCCGACAGCGAGGCAGAAAATGCCGTGCCGCCGGCCTTGCCTTGTCCGCTTACCGCCAGGCCGGTCGTGCCATCGCCATTGTCGGCGGCACTTGCCACGAGGTCGACGCGGGCGTCCTGGAACAGGTCCGGATAGGCGGCCGCGCGGCTCGCCAGCCCCTTCAGCACCGCATTGTCGGGATAATGCTGCGCGGCGACATCGATCAGCGGCTTCAGGTCGACGGCGACAACCGATGCATCGAGCTTGCCGGTCGGGCTCGCGGGAAAATCCTTGATCCGGCCCGTCGCGCTGATCGAGGCGCCGGCCAGCCCGCCGAGCGAGAGCCGGTCGACTTCAAGCAAGCCGTCGCGCAGCCTGAGCGCGGTGTCGACCGTGTCGGCGGTCAAACCGCCGGCGCTGACCGGGCCGGCCTTTATCTGGAAATCGAGATCGCTGTTGGCAAAACGGTTGGCGCCCTTGTCGCTGACGAAGATCGAGGCGAAGGCCGCCAGCCCGTCGACATCGAGTTCACCGCCCTCGAGCCGCATCAGCACCGATGGCTTTGCGTCGTCAGGCTGGCTGGAATCGATGCGGCCGGAAAACTTCGCCTTGCCGAGGATCAGTTCGAGATCGCTGAAGGATTGATGGTTTTCCGAGAGATCGACCTTGGCCTTGAAACCGGCGGCGGGCAGACGACGGATCGCCTCGTCGACATCCCTGGAAAGCCAGGCGGCAAAACCAGAGGGTTGCGCCACGGCCAGCAGCAACGAACCGGTGAAGCCGAAATGGCCCTGCACGTTGAGCGCAAGCATGCCATCGGCTTCCAGCGTGGTGCGGCCGGGCAAGGTCGCGGCAAGCGATTTGATCGACCAGCCGCTCTCAACGGGCTCGGCGGAGAGATGCACGTCACGCACCGTCGTGTCGCCCGCCACCACCGCCGGCAGCTTGACCTCGACGGTGCCAGGAATGGTCGGCTTCGGCAGATCGAGCAACGCCTGCTCCAACCCGGCAATACGTTGATCCAGTGTAAGGCCGGTGCCGGCCTGGCCCCCCACCGCCTCGTCGAACTGCACCTGTGCGCCATTGGCCTCGATGGCGAAGCTCGGCTTCTGGCCGAGATCGACCGAAGCCTTGCCGTCGGCGGTGTAGGGATTGTCCAGCGGCCCGGTCTCGAAACGGAATTCGTCGACGCCAAGCTTCTGGTGGTCGAGCGAGAACTTGCCGTTCAGGCGAAAACCGGGATCGGGCTTGCCGGCACTGACCTTCACCGTCTCGCCATCGGTGCCGCGCAATTGGGCTGAATTCTTGTCGGCGCCGGAAATCTTGAACTGGCCGGAATAGACAGCGGCACCGTTGACGATGCCGGCATTGCCGTCGGTTTCGATGACCAGCGGATAGGCGTCGGGATCGGCCTTCAGCCGCAGCCGCATCTGGCCATTACCCTCGGCCTTGCCGGTCGACGCCGCGATCGTGGTGCGCAATCCGTCCAGCCGCAGCGTGCCGTCCATGCGCCACGGACCGGCCAGCGACTTGGCCGAAATGGTCGAGTTGATCTCGGAAAAGATATGGCTGCGTCCGCCGGCGGCATGGCGCAGCTCGATCTGCCCTTCCGTCACCGTCAGCTTCTCGATCGAGATCTGGTTGAGGTCGAAGGGCGAGGACGGCCGCATCGCCCAGTCGACGGTGCCGTCATTGGCAATGTCGATCGTCGCCTTCGGATGCACCAGCCGCATGTCAAAGATCAGCACCTCGCCGCGCAGGAAAGGCGCCAATTCCGCATCCATCGAAAACGTCTCGACGGTCATGGCCGGCCGGCCGTTGGGACCGCCGGCGACGGCGACGTTGGAGAAGGTCACCGAGGGGAATGGCAGCAGCCGCGCCGTAGCGTCGCCCTGCACGGTCACCTTTCTGCCAAGGATGGCGCTTGCCTCACGCTCGAACTGGGCGCGGTAGCCGGTCCAGTCGACAAAGTACGGCACCACCAGCGCGGCGCACAGCACCAGCACAAACAAGCCACCGAAGATCACGAACAGGCGTGCGAGCATCAGCTCCGAACAGGTTGATTGAAATTCTGCCGCACTCTACCCGCATCCGCGTGTCGATAAAGAGGCAATTCATCCTGTATTGCCTCATCCCGGGCGATCTGAAACAAATCCGGCAAAAGCGGAGATTCTCGAATGTCGGGCAAGAACTGGGACCGCGTGCCGATCGACGCGCAGAGCGTCGATGCGCCGCTTTCACAATCGGCGATTTTCCTCGTCGTCACGGTCGCCGCGGAACAGGCGGCCCTGGCCAAGGTCTGCTCCGTGCTCGGCGAACTTGACGATCTGGTCAAGAATGTCGGGTTCCGCGACCTTGGCGGCCGCCTGTCTTGCATCGCCGGCATCGGCCGCGATCTCTGGGACCGTCTCAGCCCCGGCCGGCGGCCGCTGGAGCTGAAACCCTTCGCGCCGATCAAGGGAGCGGTCCATTCGGCGCCATCGACACCGGGCGACCTTCTCTTCCACATCCGGGCAGAACGGCCCGATATGTGCTTCGAGTTCGAACGTATCCTGCTCGACCGGCTCGGTCCCGATGTAACCGTTGTCGACGAAGTGACGGGTTTTCGCTATTTCGATGCCCGTGACCTGCTCGGTTTTGTCGACGGCACCGCCAATCCGACCGGCCTCGACCTGCCCGCCTCGGCGCTGGTCGGCGACGAGGATGCCGACTTTGCCGGCGGCTCCTATGTCGTCGTCCAGAAATACCTGCACGACATGCAGGCCTGGGCGCGCATTCCAACGCCGGAGCAGGAAAAGATCATCGGCCGCACCAAGATCGACAACATCGAGATCGACGATGACGACGCGCCGCGCAAATCGCACAAGTCGCTGGCCACGATCGAGGATGCCGACGGCAACGAATACGACATATTGCGCGACAACATGCCGTTCGGCAGGCCCGGACAAAATGAGTTCGGCACCTATTTCATCGGCTATTCCAGGTACCTCTGGGTCACCGAAAAAATGCTGCAGCGCATGTATGTCGGCGACCCGCCGGGCGCCTATGACCGCCTGCTCGACGTCTCGACGCCGCAGACCGGCACGACATTCTTCGCGCCGACCCGTCCGATGCTGCAGGCGCTTGTCAAGGGCGCACAGCAGTAACGTCCCGCCGCACGGTAAGGCTGGGCCTGACGGCCCCTATCCGCGGGACCTCAGCGTGCGTCGCGCTTGGCTTGCGCCACCTTGCCCGCCTTGCGCTGCCGGCCGAGTTCCGCCGGCCGCACCAGCTTCGGCGCCCGCTCGTTGGCCACGGCCCGCATGCCCTGGTGAGCCGTCCGCGAATTGTGCGCGGGACCGTCCGCCGGCGCGCCTTGCTTCAAGGCCAGCGCCTTGCGTGCATTGCCGACCAGTGAAATACGAGCCGCCAGTTGGCGCCGCCGCTCGGCCTCGCCATTCAGCCGCCGCATCGCGTTTGCCAGCACCGCGAGCTTGACCTGCGAACCGCCGTCGGCCTTTGACGGCGCAGCGCCTTTCGGCGCGCCCTTGCCGCGTATCTCACGCCGGCGGCGGTGCGCCTCGGTCTGCGCCTTGTCGCGCTGCTCCCGCAGCAGCTTGACCAGGCCGGAAAGGTCGGCATCGGAAAGCTCCTGCACCGCCGGATGGTGCGATTTCTCCACCAATTCCTTTTCATCGGCGCTCAGCGCGCGAGCTTCTTCCTTGCGTGAAATGGCCATGACGATCCTCCTCCTCTGGCGGCACGCCTGTCCTTTCAGGCTTGCCGCCCGGGGAGCCTCGACCCGAATGGTGGCGCGGTCAAGACGAGCCTTTGTGTCCCGGCGTGTTCGGGTTGTCTTCATCAGGCCCGAGCTTATGTGTCGCGCGTGACGACCTTGCGAGACCTTCGCCTGGAGAGTTCAGGCGCGCTGTCCGACAGCCTCCATCAGCACGGTCAAAACCGCTCCCTTGTGAAGACTGGTCGAGAAACTCTCGGCAATGAACTCGAGCGTCGAATCGTGGAACGCCACGATGAAATGCCGATAGTTTGAAAACAGTTCGGGCGTATGGGAAGAATGAACCCGATTTGCCTTTTCCAGAGAAGCGATCCACGACGAGTTGCGGACCTCAAATGCCTCGTGGGCCCGCAAGCCCAACGGATAAAGACGATGGCCACTGATGGCCTCGTCATTAGGCGGGCCGAACTGAAATGCCAGATAAGGCTCTGCCGTCAGGATGGCGACTGACTGGTTGCCTGTCAGCGGCGAAACCGAGCGCGGATTCGTGCCATCGAAAGACGGATCCGGAGTATTGGCGAGGTAGGCGACGAGCAACCTGCCTTCATCCGCAAACACATGAGGCAGCGGAGCGCCAGCGGACAACAGCGGCACCTCGATCGGCAGCAAGGTCTCGGCGGTTGACATCTAATGGCCGTCGCCGGGCAATATCTTGCCGGGATTCATGATGTTTTGCGGGTCGAGAGCCTGCTTGATGGAACGCATGATGTCGACACCATGGCCAAGCTCGGGCCGCAGGAAGCCGATCTTGCCCTGGCCGATGCCGTGTTCGCCGGTGCAGGTGCCGTCCATGGCAATCGCCCGCATGTTGAGCCGCGCGACGAATTTTTCCGACAGCGCGATCTCCTCGGGATCGTTGACATCCATCAGCACCAGCACGTGGAAATTGCCGTCGCCGGCATGGCCGACGATCGGCGCGATCAGGCCCATTTCGGCGATATCGGCTTCGGTCTCGGTGACGCATTCGGCAAAGCGCGAGATCGGCACGCAGACATCGGTCGACAGGCCCTTGGCGCCCGGCCGCAGCGTCAGCGAGGCCCAGTAGGCATCGTGCCTGGCCTTCCACAGTTTGGTGCGTTCCTCGGCGACGCTGGTCCACAGGAACGGCCCGCCGCCATTCTCCTCGGCGATCATGCCGAAAGTCTCGGCCTGTTCGGCGACGCCGGCATCGCTGCCGTGGAATTCGACGAACAGGCACGGGCTCTCGGGATAGTCGAGCTTGGAATAATTCTTCATCGCCCGCATCTGCAGCGCATTGACCAGTTCGATGCGCGCCACCGGAATGCCCATCTGGATCGTCGCGATGACGGCGTTGCAGGCCGCCTCGACACTCGGAAACGGGCAGACGCCGCCGGAGATCGCCTGCGGAATGCCTTGCAGCTTCAGCGTCAGCGCGGTGATGATGCCGAGCGTGCCTTCGGAGCCGACCAGCAGCCTGGTCAAATCATAGCCGGCCGAGCTCTTCTTCGCCCGCTTGCCTGTCGTCACCGTCTCGCCGTCGGCCATGACCGCCGTCAGCGACAGCACGTTCTCGCGCATCGTGCCGTAGCGCACCGCATTGGTGCCGGAGGCGCGAGTCGCCGCCATCCCGCCGAGCGAGGCATTGGCGCCGGGATCGATCGGAAAGAACAGGCCGGTGTCGCGCAGATGCCGGTTCAGATCCTCGCGCGTCACGCCGGGTTCGACCGTGCAGTCGAGATCCTGCGGATTTACCGAGAGGATGCGGTTCATGCGCGAGGTGTCGACCGAGATGCCGCCGCCCGGCGCGTTGGTGTGGCCCTCCAGCGAGGAGCCGACGCCGAAGGCGATGACCGGCACGCGGTGCGCGGCGCAGGCGCGCACGATCTCCTGCACCTCGGCGGTCGTTTCGGGGAAAGCGACGCCATCGGGCGCCTGCGTCGGAATATAGGTGGTGGT contains these protein-coding regions:
- a CDS encoding Dyp-type peroxidase family produces the protein MSGKNWDRVPIDAQSVDAPLSQSAIFLVVTVAAEQAALAKVCSVLGELDDLVKNVGFRDLGGRLSCIAGIGRDLWDRLSPGRRPLELKPFAPIKGAVHSAPSTPGDLLFHIRAERPDMCFEFERILLDRLGPDVTVVDEVTGFRYFDARDLLGFVDGTANPTGLDLPASALVGDEDADFAGGSYVVVQKYLHDMQAWARIPTPEQEKIIGRTKIDNIEIDDDDAPRKSHKSLATIEDADGNEYDILRDNMPFGRPGQNEFGTYFIGYSRYLWVTEKMLQRMYVGDPPGAYDRLLDVSTPQTGTTFFAPTRPMLQALVKGAQQ
- a CDS encoding FAD-binding oxidoreductase, coding for MALSDLNPVDRNEEGIAAVLGILKQQLGERFQTGQAIRAQHAHTTTYIPTQAPDGVAFPETTAEVQEIVRACAAHRVPVIAFGVGSSLEGHTNAPGGGISVDTSRMNRILSVNPQDLDCTVEPGVTREDLNRHLRDTGLFFPIDPGANASLGGMAATRASGTNAVRYGTMRENVLSLTAVMADGETVTTGKRAKKSSAGYDLTRLLVGSEGTLGIITALTLKLQGIPQAISGGVCPFPSVEAACNAVIATIQMGIPVARIELVNALQMRAMKNYSKLDYPESPCLFVEFHGSDAGVAEQAETFGMIAEENGGGPFLWTSVAEERTKLWKARHDAYWASLTLRPGAKGLSTDVCVPISRFAECVTETEADIAEMGLIAPIVGHAGDGNFHVLVLMDVNDPEEIALSEKFVARLNMRAIAMDGTCTGEHGIGQGKIGFLRPELGHGVDIMRSIKQALDPQNIMNPGKILPGDGH